The nucleotide sequence GTTTTATTTTTTAAAGAAATAGAACCACCAAAAGCAATGACTGATGGATTAATAAAAGCGAGTGTGGTTGCGATTGTCTTTGCTAAAACATCAATCCCCTCGTTAATAATTTGTTGAGCTAAAGGATTGTTATTTTCTGCTAAATCAAAAATTTCTTTAGTTGTTTTATTTTGTTGTGAATAATATTCATAACGCTTAACAATCCCATTACCACCAACGAATAATTCAGCAGATAAGGCTGGTAAGTGTAATCCGAATTCTTTTTTGTCCCCTAGGGGAATGTAAGCGATTTCTTGACCTAAATGATTAAAACCAGAAAAAATTTGGTTGTTAATAACTAAACCAGCCCCAAAACCGGTGCTGACTGTAAAAAATTGAGTAATTTCTTTATCACTTTGTTTAAAACGATAGTGGTTTGCTAAAGCCATTGCATTAGCGTCATTTTCAAAAACAATTTTGTTAATCTTTGTATTTTCTAATAAAAATTTTTTAACATTAAAATTGCTTCATCCAGCTAAATTTGGGGAATGTAATACAATTCCATTATCATAATCAGCCGGACCCGGGATACATAAAGCTAATGAAGTAATTTCGTGTTTTTTAATTAATTCAACTAAATTGTTTAATGTCTTAATCGGATCATTTGCATCAGTATTAAAACGTTCTTTATGTATTACTTTTAAGTCCTTAACTAAGGCGAAACGCGTGTTAGTACCACCAATATCAACCACCGCATATTTTTCTGAATTCATTGTTACTCCTTATTTATTAATTGATGTTTTTAAAGTAACTAATCACCGAGTCTAAATTAAGTTCGCTAGTATCGTGTAAAACTAATGAAGCTTTAGAGAAATCAACTCCTGAGTGATAGTCAAACGCAATTGCTTTAACACCTGCTCCGACTATTGATTCTACACCAGAAACTGCATCTTCTAATCCAATACATTCTTCTTTAGGAACTCCGATTAGTTCATAGGCTTGAATGTAAATATCTGGAGCCGGTTTACCTTTAGCAACATTTGCAGGATTTACAATTGCATCAAAATAATCGTAGACGTTCAACTTTTTAAGAATAAAAGGTGCATTATAGCTACTTGATGCTATTGCTAATTTTATACCTTTATTTTTGGCATCAATAATGAATTTTTTAATATTTGGTAATAAATAAGTTTCATCTAATTCTTGTTTTAATAATTCCACATAAAGCTCATTTTTTTCATGAGCAAGCGAATTTAAAAATTCTAGTTCATAAGTTGCTTGTGGTTGTTTTAATTTAATAATTTCTTTAAGCGTATCAATTCTTGGTAATCCACGTAAATTTTCGTTTTCAGCTTCAGTATAGTCAATTCCAATTTTTTTAACCACCTTAGCTCATGACTTATAATGAATTTTAGCTGTGTCAGTAATTACTCCATCTACGTCAAATAAAATACCTTTAATTTGCATATTAAAGACTAAACTCCTTGCTTATATTATTAATAATTTCTTCTTTATTTTTAATCATAAGTTTTAATTCTTTGTGTGCGCTTAAAGTTTTAATTTTTAATTTATCTTGAGTAACATGCACTTCAAAAGTTACACCTTGATACATTGCGCGATATTTCAGTGAAGTCCAGTTTTTTGGTAAATTAGGATTTAATGAAACCTTGTTATTGCTTCAAGTTAAACCACCAAAACCAAAAACGATCATTTGTCAAATTGCTGCTAAACTTCCGCCATGAATTCCGGCATTAGAAGTGTGCATTGCAGGTCCAAAGTCTACATTAATTCCATATTTAAACAATTCATATGCTTTTTCGATTTTTTTCAAACGTGCCGCTTCAATTGCATAAGTTGCAGCACTTAAACTTGAATCGTGTGTGGTAATTGCTTCATAATAGTCAAAATTCTTGCTTCTTTCTTCTAAAGTGAACGACTCAGGAAAAATACTTGTTAAAAGTACCACATCAGCTTGTTTAACTAATTGTGAACATAGTCTTTTGTGTCCTTCTTGAGTACTAAAAAGTTTTTTACCAGCGTCCCCTAACATTTGGAATGGAGACACATCAATTAAAGGAAGAGATAAGAATTGATCATTTTCTGCAATAATTAAATCCTGATTTGGTTTTTGTTGCTTCAAGTGTTTTGATACTTTTTTCATTTTAGCAACATCAAACTTATAAGGGATTTGTTTAATAATTTTATCAAGTAAATGTGGACGAGTTTTTTTCAATTTACTCATGTATTCAAGTGCTAAATCAATATTAAATTTAGCCATATAGTTAATAAAAGCATTATTATCGATATTACCTTTATATTCATTTGGTCCCATAACGTCGCGAATTTCATAGGTACCATTTTCCTGTAATTCAGCACGATTAGAATAGAACACAGCAGTTTCAATAATCATTTGATAACCATATTTTTCCATGAATACGTCATCATTAGTGAAATTGTAGTATTGGTTAACTGCAAAAGCAACATCTGAAGATACGTGAATTTCTTGTCTACGTGAAGCAATTGGAACTTGCACACCACTAACTACGTCTGCTTGTCCCCAGTATGGACACACTTCTCCATCAGTTGGTCAGGCCATTTCTCAAGGATATTGTGCTCCTAGCAATTTACTTTCTTCAAGTCTTTCCTTGGTTTCATACGCTTTAGCACGTGCTCCTTTAAGACCTTTGAATCTATAAACAAGTAAGTTTCGAGCAACTTTAGGATCAGTAAATAAATAATTTGGATTGATAAAAAATTCAGTGTCCCAGTAAGTGTGACCTTGGTATCCCTCACCAGATAAACCTTTAGCCCCTACGTTTAAATTAGTTGATTCTTTTGGTACAAAGTTATTTAAGTGGAAAATACTAAAATCAAGTGCTAAAGAATCCATTTTACTTTCTTCATCACCTTCAATTTCGACAAAGAATTGATTTCAAACTTTCTTATTCATTTCTTGAATTGATTCAACTTTTAATTTGTCATAGCTACTTGAAAGTAAAAATTCATGTAATTGATCTGATTTTTCTAATACTATTGGCTCTACTAATAAGTGTGAATGATGGTCCACACTGGTATTAACTGACATTAATTTTTCTAAAACAAATTCATCCCCAGCTTTGGCTTTTGATTTGATTTTAAAGAAAATATAACGACGTTGAATGTCAATTACATAATCGTCATTTCCACCTTTGATTAATTCTCCGTTTTTGTAGAACTTAGTTACTAAGTTGTGGACAGCTACACGTTTTGAAATTGTCGTTTTTTGGACCATTTTCAACGATTCTGTGGTTGGTCTAGTTTTGAGTCCCTCTTCAAAGTGTTGTGTCCCAGTATTTGTAACTTGTCCATTAATCCCGGGTTGCAACATTACTTCAACTTGATCTTTTGCGAATAACTCTAAAACTTTAATTTTGATTTTTTGAGCATAAACGTTTTTGTTACTTTGAGATACAAATCTCTCAAAAGTTAATAAGAAACGTCCACTTTCACGAACAATTTCCACTTCACGCACTAAAACTCCGTCACGAATGTGAAGTGTTTTAGTATATTTATCTTCTTTTAATACTTGAAAATTCTCTCCATCTAGATAAATTGGTGTTTGGATTAAATCAGCTAAATTAGCTAATTCAGGTACTTCTTTTTTAGTGTCACGATTAAAAATACCATTAACAAAAAAGTCTTCTTTATTGTAAATCGCTTTTTCTTCATCAACACTACGAATCCCTAAATAACCGTTACCAAGCGAAAAAATACTTTCAGTTTTACCAGTTACTTTTGGATCAAATTTAACTTGTGAAATAGTTTTATTTAAGGTATCATACTTTAAAAAATTCATTTATTACTCCTTAATTAATAGAATTGACTCATATGGTCTTAAAACATTTGTTACTAGTTTATTATCTTCATATGATGATAAAATTTGATTTCCGTCAATTTCTTGTTCTAAATTTAATTCTTTATTAGTCATATTAATTAGCACTTTTAAGACTTTATTAGTGTCTTGTGCAAATCTGGTTAATAAAATTGAACCGTCATTTTGCAATTCAATTTTTGCTTCTCCATACACGATTAAGTCATGGAAATCAACCTTACGCATTTTAATAATTTTTTTGTAGAAATTCAAGATGCTATTTGCATTTTTTAGATCATTTTCAACATTAATTTCACTACTACTACGTCCTAATTTAATTCAAGTTTCTTCACCTTTGTTAAATCCAGAATTAATTTGGTCATTTCATTGCATAATCACACGACCTGCATCACGTGAGTTAATGTTTGAATAAAGTAACATTTCACTTTCGCTGTAAGTTTTATCTTTGTCCACAAAATTCTCAAAAGCATTGTAAGTGTCCACATCTCTAAATTCATTACGAGCATTAAATTCAGTATTTAACATACCAATTTCTTCACCATAATAGATGCAAGGTACACCTTTAAGCATCATTAAAAATAGAGCGTGTGTTTTAGCACTTTGACTTCTAAAAAATGTTTCATTCCCTCATCTTGAAACACTGCGAGAAGTGTCATGATTTGATAAGAAGTTAGTAATCATATGTGGTTTAACTTTAGTTGATTCTTGAAATGGTTTTTGTTGATAAACAAATTCGTGATAATTTCAATTTGCATCATATCCATTACGTCCGGTTTTACGACCTCATCCGATTCATCATCAAGCAAAGTTAAAGTAATTATCAGCAACTTTATCAGGTCCATCACCATATTTTAAAAGTTCTTCATAAGAGATACCACTTGATTCACCAAGTACGTATGCATCTGGTTTATCACTAAAAGCAATTTCATTGAATTTTCTAAGCGATTCAACTGCACCGTCACATCAAGCAAAAGCAGGGTTATTTTCAACAGTTTTAAAATCTTTGGCTACATGTTTAATTGCATCTAATCTAAAACCTCTAACACCTAAGTCATATCAAAATTGAATCACATCGCTGATTGCATTAATTGTATCTGGATGATTTCAGTTTAAATCAACTTGCTCTTTTGCAAATAAATGGAAGTAATATTTATTAACACTCGGAACATATTCTCAAGCATTACCACCAAAAATACTTGTCGCTTTAGCTTCGAATTCACTTAATTTTTCACGTCAAATAAAGTAGTTATGTTCGACATTTTCTACTGATTCACAGGCTTTTTTAAATCATTCATGTTCAT is from Mycoplasmopsis pullorum and encodes:
- a CDS encoding alpha-amylase family glycosyl hydrolase; the protein is MKTIKLEDKVIYQIFPRSFYDSNNDGDGDLKGITLKLDYLQDLGINAIWLCPIYKTNFVDAGYDVLDYKSVWKQFGTLEDFKELTQEAKKRNIDIIMDIVLNHVSNEHEWFKKACESVENVEHNYFIWREKLSEFEAKATSIFGGNAWEYVPSVNKYYFHLFAKEQVDLNWNHPDTINAISDVIQFWYDLGVRGFRLDAIKHVAKDFKTVENNPAFAWCDGAVESLRKFNEIAFSDKPDAYVLGESSGISYEELLKYGDGPDKVADNYFNFAWWWIGWGRKTGRNGYDANWNYHEFVYQQKPFQESTKVKPHMITNFLSNHDTSRSVSRWGNETFFRSQSAKTHALFLMMLKGVPCIYYGEEIGMLNTEFNARNEFRDVDTYNAFENFVDKDKTYSESEMLLYSNINSRDAGRVIMQWNDQINSGFNKGEETWIKLGRSSSEINVENDLKNANSILNFYKKIIKMRKVDFHDLIVYGEAKIELQNDGSILLTRFAQDTNKVLKVLINMTNKELNLEQEIDGNQILSSYEDNKLVTNVLRPYESILLIKE
- a CDS encoding ROK family protein; its protein translation is MNSEKYAVVDIGGTNTRFALVKDLKVIHKERFNTDANDPIKTLNNLVELIKKHEITSLALCIPGPADYDNGIVLHSPNLAGWSNFNVKKFLLENTKINKIVFENDANAMALANHYRFKQSDKEITQFFTVSTGFGAGLVINNQIFSGFNHLGQEIAYIPLGDKKEFGLHLPALSAELFVGGNGIVKRYEYYSQQNKTTKEIFDLAENNNPLAQQIINEGIDVLAKTIATTLAFINPSVIAFGGSISLKNKTFVQKAIEKAAEYTEENQYKSVRFVFDEHGDDSALIGLDLLIKQI
- a CDS encoding glycosyl hydrolase family 65 protein; translated protein: MNFLKYDTLNKTISQVKFDPKVTGKTESIFSLGNGYLGIRSVDEEKAIYNKEDFFVNGIFNRDTKKEVPELANLADLIQTPIYLDGENFQVLKEDKYTKTLHIRDGVLVREVEIVRESGRFLLTFERFVSQSNKNVYAQKIKIKVLELFAKDQVEVMLQPGINGQVTNTGTQHFEEGLKTRPTTESLKMVQKTTISKRVAVHNLVTKFYKNGELIKGGNDDYVIDIQRRYIFFKIKSKAKAGDEFVLEKLMSVNTSVDHHSHLLVEPIVLEKSDQLHEFLLSSSYDKLKVESIQEMNKKVWNQFFVEIEGDEESKMDSLALDFSIFHLNNFVPKESTNLNVGAKGLSGEGYQGHTYWDTEFFINPNYLFTDPKVARNLLVYRFKGLKGARAKAYETKERLEESKLLGAQYPWEMAWPTDGEVCPYWGQADVVSGVQVPIASRRQEIHVSSDVAFAVNQYYNFTNDDVFMEKYGYQMIIETAVFYSNRAELQENGTYEIRDVMGPNEYKGNIDNNAFINYMAKFNIDLALEYMSKLKKTRPHLLDKIIKQIPYKFDVAKMKKVSKHLKQQKPNQDLIIAENDQFLSLPLIDVSPFQMLGDAGKKLFSTQEGHKRLCSQLVKQADVVLLTSIFPESFTLEERSKNFDYYEAITTHDSSLSAATYAIEAARLKKIEKAYELFKYGINVDFGPAMHTSNAGIHGGSLAAIWQMIVFGFGGLTWSNNKVSLNPNLPKNWTSLKYRAMYQGVTFEVHVTQDKLKIKTLSAHKELKLMIKNKEEIINNISKEFSL
- the pgmB gene encoding beta-phosphoglucomutase — encoded protein: MQIKGILFDVDGVITDTAKIHYKSWAKVVKKIGIDYTEAENENLRGLPRIDTLKEIIKLKQPQATYELEFLNSLAHEKNELYVELLKQELDETYLLPNIKKFIIDAKNKGIKLAIASSSYNAPFILKKLNVYDYFDAIVNPANVAKGKPAPDIYIQAYELIGVPKEECIGLEDAVSGVESIVGAGVKAIAFDYHSGVDFSKASLVLHDTSELNLDSVISYFKNIN